One Cuculus canorus isolate bCucCan1 chromosome 1, bCucCan1.pri, whole genome shotgun sequence DNA segment encodes these proteins:
- the PHB2 gene encoding prohibitin-2 produces the protein MAQNLKDLAGRLPAGPRGVGTALKLLLGAGALAYGVRESIFIVEGGQRAIFFNRIGGVQQDTILAEGLHFRVPWFQYPIIYDIRARPRKISSPTGSKDLQMVNISLRVLTRPNAAELPSMYQRLGLDYEERVLPSIVNEVLKSVVAKFNASQLITQRAQVSLLIRRELTERAKDFSLILDDVAITELSFSREYTAAVEAKQVAQQEAQRAQFLVEKAKQEQKQKIVQAEGEATAAKMLGEALSRNPGYIKLRKIRAAQNISKTIAASQNRVYLTADNLVLNLQDESFTRGR, from the exons ATGGCGCAGAACCTGAAGGACCTGGCGGGACGGCTGCCGGCCGGGCCGCGCGGCGTGGGCACCGCTCTCAAGCTGCTGCTGGGCGCCGGCGCCCTGGCCTATGGTGTCCGAGAGTCTATCTTTATCG TGGAAGGCGGGCAGCGGGCCATCTTCTTCAACCGCATCGGCGGCGTCCAGCAGGACACCATCCTCGCCGAGGGGCTGCACTTCAG GGTCCCCTGGTTCCAGTACCCCATCATCTATGACATTCGAGCCCGGCCGCGGAAAATCTCCTCCCCCACTGGCTCCAAAG aTCTGCAGATGGTGAACATTTCACTGCGTGTTCTCACACGCCCAAATGCTGCTGAGCTGCCCAGCATGTACCAGCGTCTGGGCCTGGACTATGAGGAGCGAGTCCTGCCTTCCATCGTTAATGAAGTGCTCAAGAGTGTAGTGGCCAAGTTTAATGCTTCACAGCTTATCACTCAAAGAGCTCAG GTGTCTCTGCTTATTAGGCGAGAGCTGACAGAAAGAGCCAAGGATTTCAGCCTCATCCTGGATGATGTGGCAATCACGGAGCTTAGTTTCAGTCGCGAATACACAGCAGCTGTGGAGGCTAAGCAAGTGG ctcagcaggagGCACAGCGTGCACAGTTTCTAGTGGAGAAGGCcaagcaggagcagaagcagaagattGTTCAGGCTGAAGGAGAAGCTACAGCTGCTAAGATG CTCGGTGAAGCTCTCAGCAGGAATCCAGGCTACATCAAGCTACGTAAGATCCGAGCTGCTCAAAACATCTCGAAAACG
- the EMG1 gene encoding ribosomal RNA small subunit methyltransferase NEP1, with translation MAAPRRARGEDATSEDASPESKRPRGQRRLVVVLEGASLETVKVGKTFELLNCDKHKALLLRNGRDPGEVRPDITHQSLLMLMDSPLNRAGLLQVYIHTQKNVLIEVNPQTRIPRTFDRFCGLMVQLLHKLSVRAADGPQKLLKVIKNPVSDHLPVGCMKIGTSFAVPKVSDLRELVPAVEPVAIVVGAFAHGSVNVDYTEKMVSISNYPLSAALTCAKITTAFEEVWGVV, from the exons ATGGCGGCGCCCAGGCGGGCGCGTGGGGAGGATGCGACGTCTGAGGACGCGTCGCCGGAATCGAAGCGGCCCCGCGGGCAGCGGCGGCTCGTGGTGGTGCTGGAGGGCGCGAGTCTGGAGACCGTTAAG GTGGGCAAGACATTTGAGCTCCTCAATTGTGACAAGCACAAGGCACTACTCTTGAGGAACGGCCGGGACCCTGGGGAGGTGCGGCCTGACATCACCCACCAG agTCTCTTGATGCTCATGGACAGCCCTCTGAACCGGGCTGGTCTCCTGCAGGTTTATATCCATACCCAGAAGAATGTTCTAATTGAAGTCAATCCCCAAACCAGAATCCCAAGAACTTTTGATCGATTTTGTGGCCTTATGG TTCAGTTGCTGCATAAGCTCAGCGTTCGAGCAGCTGATGGGCCTCAGAAACTGTTGAAG gTGATAAAAAATCCAGTCAGCGATCACCTCCCTGTGGGTTGTATGAAGATAGGTACCTCTTTTGCAGTTCCAAAGGTGTCAGATCTGCGTGAACTGGTTCCTGCAGTGGAGCCAGTTGCCATTGTTGTGGGAGCTTTTGCCCACGGTTCG gTCAATGTTGACTACACAGAAAAGATGGTCTCCATCAGCAACTATCCCCTGTCTGCTGCCCTGACGTGTGCTAAAATTACTACTGCCTTTGAGGAAGTCTGGGGAGTAGTTTGA